The following are from one region of the Coccinella septempunctata chromosome 7, icCocSept1.1, whole genome shotgun sequence genome:
- the LOC123316823 gene encoding reversion-inducing cysteine-rich protein with Kazal motifs has translation MTIGTRSSAIWIFGFLTVLWYGVAAQDLMCCLHATGSCRNVCEKISLVDLAANGGLRNQTTLEVQKYCSSQLTTFWECLNATFRDISRGENWSGRYCCQVPNSESCRRACITATSPYDLAQGCRQSDEIAFFSCLDRQREGDSCCANARTDDCRDACLDIFRSRLSPSDYQRQRVKDICDTTSPDVSECIKDFVQVTPINPKRLSHCCDMSNKSKCRDTCRRILSTTETTLQTLLDDLEVGGCGPFLLQDFFWQCFFQSPETPSTSLGGSIISRVGIDSAKWHCCQRANNPQCQRLCSKTFSKSWITYWKDFQMKCLNQSSEENLRNCIDEVDEPCELGCDGLSFCTNFNNRPTQLFRSCTTQADDAARNDVRYWQTGNRFSLFGLSLPLKNSTNCTPNLWQTVACTLEIKPCSRHTHSTQICRQDCLDILSQCIDWGEMDLEHTADTICSSISPQDPAASCISLEEFATPLENVPQRLAAQVSSPCKGNPCEANEVCVVNHHCAHGTRCSPYTCELGCKLGNVSEYMVPHGTYVRIPIPNNPRGCLKICKCNKGRIEECQPLLCIPLTHCLLGNTQQVHGSSFEVDCNHCSCYAEEVICSKKQCETSALSGRNTAYTTLPCNCPQHFIPVCGSNGNSYPSACLAKCAMLSDSNIDLLPCQDPCKTQKCPIGYKCVPDPKVCLSLMHKPCTQFMCVNGSTNCKNLPEEPVCDTENRQYPNSCFLAHNNARFAYKGPCLKNCQNSGQVCGINGRTYSSECAAFADMVSVDYLGPCVAVGLITDTKSPSCANVICKELSNPNCLGITPPGACCPICGGSLRLLYSRKQIDRALYALQNESTDSLTLRALLKSLERQIQVVQCTLRGYLTVELDIFVSVQSTEKNPTDIQLEACVREAEKLASLINLQSPRIASELSLSSLTLAKIVHTLDTSGISSTLSRPLSTVLVMLISIVLLHR, from the exons ATATCTCCAGAGGGGAAAACTGGTCGGGCAGATATTGCTGTCAAGTTCCGAACAGCGAAAGCTGTCGCAGGGCCTGCATAACAGCAACTTCGCCATACGATTTGGCGCAAGGATGTCGACAAAGCGATGAAATTGCTTTCTTCAGCTGTCTGGATCGCCAGAGAGAGGGAGATAGCTGCTGCGCCAATGCCAGAACTGATGATTGTAGAGATGCATGCTTGGATATTTTCCGTAGTAGGCTGAGCCCAAGCGATTACCAACGACAAAGAGTCAAAGATATATGTGATACCACTAGTCCAGATGTCAGCGAATGCATCAAAGATTTCGTACAAGTTACACCTATTAATCCAAAAAGAC TAAGCCACTGCTGTGATATGTCCAACAAAAGTAAGTGTAGAGATACTTGCAGAAGAATTTTATCAACCACTGAAACCACCCTGCAAACATTACTCGATGACCTAGAGGTTGGAGGCTGTGGACCATTTTTATTACAG GATTTCTTCTGGCAATGCTTCTTCCAATCACCAGAAACTCCATCGACTTCTCTGGGAGGATCTATAATTTCCAGGGTGGGCATAGATAGTGCCAAATGGCATTGCTGTCAGAGGGCGAACAACCCCCAATGTCAACGGCTGTGCTCCAAAACATTCAGTAAATCTTGGATAACATACTGGAAGGATTTTCAGATGAAATGCTTGAATCAGTCTTCTGAGGAAAATTTGAGGAACTGTATTGATGAAG TTGACGAACCCTGCGAGCTGGGCTGTGACGGACTGAGCTTCTGCACCAACTTCAACAACAGGCCAACGCAGCTGTTTCGATCCTGCACCACCCAAGCAGACGATGCAGCCAGAAACGACGTAAGATACTGGCAAACCGGTAACAGATTTTCCCTGTTTGGTCTCAGCCTGCCGCTCAAAAACTCCACGAATTGCACCCCAAACCTCTGGCAAACCGTTGCGTGCACCTTAGAGATCAAACCGTGTTCACGTCACACCCACTCCACCCAAATTTGCCGGCAGGATTGCTTGGACATCTTATCCCAATGCATCGATTGGGGCGAGATGGACTTGGAACACACGGCTGATACGATCTGTTCCAGCATATCACCACAAGATCCAGCAGCATCCTGTATCAGTTTGGAAGAGTTTGCGACTCCACTGGAGAACGTCCCTCAGCGTTTGGCAGCGCAGGTCTCGTCTCCGTGCAAGGGTAATCCGTGTGAAGCTAATGAAGTATGCGTGGTCAACCATCATTGTGCGCATGGCACTCGGTGCTCGCCTTACACCTGCGAGCTAGGTTGCAAACTTGGCAACGTGAGCGAGTATATGGTACCCCACGGTACCTACGTCAGAATACCTATTCCGAACAACCCTAGAGGGTGTCTGAAGATATGCAAATGTAACAAAGGCAGAATAGAGGAATGCCAACCTCTTCTATGCATTCCTCTGACTCACTGTCTCCTTGGAAACACCCAACAAGTCCATGGATCCTCGTTTGAAGTCGACTGCAACCACTGTAGTTGTTACGCTGAGGAGGTGATATGCAGCAAGAAACAATGCGAGACGAGTGCTTTAAGTGGTAGAAATACTGCCTACACAACGTTACCCTGCAATTGTCCACAACACTTCATACCTGTCTGTGGTAGCAATGGTAATTCATATCCATCAGCTTGTTTAGCTAA atgtgCAATGCTCAGTGATTCTAACATAGATCTTCTGCCGTGTCAAGATCCAtgcaaaacccaaaaatgtccGATAGGATACAAATGTGTCCCAGATCCAAAAGTATGCCTGTCATTGATGCACAAACCTTGTACACAATTTATGTGTG TTAATGGTTCGACAAACTGCAAAAACCTTCCAGAAGAACCTGTATGCGACACAGAGAATAGACAATACCCAAACTCATGCTTTTTGGCACACAACAACGCAAGGTTTGCCTACAAAGGTCCCTGCCTGAAGAACTGCCAGAACAGCGGacaagtatgcggtatcaacgGCAGAACATACTCCTCTGAATGCGCAGCATTTGCAGACATGGTCTCCGTAGACTATCTCGGACCATGCGTGGCTGTTGGATTGATAACGGACACAAAAAGTCCAAGCTGCGCAAACGTCATCTGTAAAGAGCTATCGAACCCGAACTGTCTTGGCATAACCCCACCTGGAGCCTGCTGTCCAATATGTGGGGGTTCCTTGAGGCTCCTTTATTCAAGAAAACAGATAGATCGAGCGCTCTACGCTCTTCAGAACGAGAGTACAGACTCTTTGACTCTAAGAGCTCTTCTCAAATCTCTCGAGAGGCAGATTCAAGTCGTACAGTGTACTTTACGAGGTTATCTTACGGTAGAACTGGATATTTTTGTTAGTGTACAATCAACAGAGAAGAATCCAACAGATATACAGCTGGAAGCATGTGTTAGGGAGGCTGAAAAACTGGCAAGTCTCATAAACTTGCAGAGTCCTAGGATAGCCAGCGAGTTGAGTTTGAGCTCATTAACATTGGCAAAGATTGTACATACATTGGACACCTCTGGTATATCTTCTACTTTAAGTAGGCCTTTATCAACAGTCCTGGTGATGTTAATCTCTATTGTTTTACTTCATAGGTGA